One part of the Tachysurus fulvidraco isolate hzauxx_2018 chromosome 23, HZAU_PFXX_2.0, whole genome shotgun sequence genome encodes these proteins:
- the hmgb2b gene encoding high mobility group protein B2b, protein MVKDVNKPKGRTSSYAFFVLSCREEHKKKSPGTTVNFAKFSKTCSERWKTLAATEKKKFEDQAKADKDRYDREMMNYVPPKGMGRQKKKKDPNAPKRPPSAFFVFCSEHRPTVKGEYPGLTIGDLAKKLAAMWAKQSPKDRTPYEQKAAALRQKYEKDIAEYRAKGGAGGGAPKRGPGRPAGSTKKAMVKADDEDDEDEDEDDDEDEEEDDEDDE, encoded by the exons ATGGTGAAAGATGTGAATAAACCGAAAGGTCGGACTTCATCCTACGCATTCTTCGTTCTGTCATGTCGTGAGGAACACAAGAAGAAGAGCCCAGGAACCACAGTGAACTTCGCCAAGTTCTCCAAGACCTGCTCTGAGCgatggaag ACTCTAGCTGCTACTGAGAAGAAGAAGTTTGAAGACCAGGCGAAGGCCGATAAAGACCGATACGATCGGGAGATGATGAATTACGTTCCCCCCAAAGGCATGGGaaggcagaagaagaagaaggaccCCAATGCTCCCAAACGTCCCCC GTCGGCGTTCTTCGTCTTTTGCTCAGAGCACAGGCCGACCGTGAAGGGCGAGTACCCCGGCCTGACTATCGGTGATCTCGCCAAGAAGCTGGCTGCCATGTGGGCCAAACAGAGTCCCAAAGACCGCACGCCCTACGAACAGAAGGCAGCCGCTCTGCGCCAGAAATACGAGAAG GACATTGCTGAGTATCGTGCAAAGGGTGGTGCCGGGGGCGGAGCTCCCAAACGGGGACCAGGCCGACCTGCAGGCTCCACGAAGAAAGCTATGGTCAAGGCTGATGATGAAGAcgatgaagatgaggatgaagatgacgacgaagacgaggaggaggatgatgaggatgacgagtag